One genomic region from Streptomyces sp. NBC_00582 encodes:
- a CDS encoding sensor histidine kinase translates to MRRRPGLSARLKLALSYAGFLAVAGALLLAVVWGFLLRYVPDNSQGLLGVSPNRYLLVRTFAPAAAEAMVFLLVFGLVGGWILAGRMLAPLTRITAAARMAGNGSLSHRIRMEGRRDEFRVLSDAFDSMLEQLESHVGEQRRFAANASHELRTPLAISQTLLDVARKDPGRKQDELIERLYVVNARAIDLTEALLLLSRSDRGHFTRESVDLSLVAEEAAETLLPLAEQRRIAFEVTGGTAPASGSAELLLRMVTNLVQNAIVHNLPAGGTVTVHTEAWDDVSVVRVENTGPPVPSELVPTLTEPFQRGTERVRTDEHAGVGLGLALVHSIVRAHDGTLDLVPRPVGGLVVTVRLPGPP, encoded by the coding sequence ATGCGTAGACGCCCAGGGCTCAGCGCCCGGCTGAAACTGGCCCTCAGCTACGCCGGGTTCCTCGCCGTCGCCGGCGCCCTGTTGCTGGCCGTGGTGTGGGGGTTCCTGCTGCGCTACGTACCCGACAACTCCCAGGGGCTGCTGGGGGTCTCGCCCAACCGCTACCTCCTGGTGCGCACCTTCGCCCCCGCCGCGGCCGAGGCGATGGTCTTCCTGCTGGTGTTCGGCCTCGTCGGCGGATGGATCCTCGCCGGCCGGATGCTCGCACCGCTCACCCGGATCACCGCCGCGGCACGGATGGCCGGGAACGGATCGCTGTCCCACCGGATCCGCATGGAAGGCCGCCGGGACGAATTCCGCGTGCTCTCCGACGCTTTCGACTCGATGCTCGAACAACTCGAGTCCCATGTCGGCGAGCAGCGTAGGTTCGCCGCGAACGCCTCCCACGAACTGCGCACCCCGCTGGCCATCTCGCAGACACTCCTCGACGTCGCCCGCAAGGACCCCGGACGGAAGCAGGACGAACTCATCGAACGCCTGTACGTCGTCAACGCCCGCGCGATCGACCTCACCGAGGCCCTCCTGCTGCTCAGCCGTAGCGACCGCGGACACTTCACCCGCGAGAGCGTCGACCTCTCCCTCGTCGCCGAGGAAGCCGCCGAGACCCTGCTCCCCCTCGCCGAACAGCGCCGGATCGCGTTCGAGGTCACCGGCGGGACGGCCCCGGCCAGCGGCTCCGCGGAGCTCCTGCTGAGGATGGTCACGAACCTCGTCCAGAACGCCATCGTCCACAACCTCCCCGCCGGCGGCACGGTGACGGTCCACACCGAGGCGTGGGACGACGTGAGCGTGGTGCGGGTGGAGAACACGGGCCCTCCGGTGCCGTCGGAACTGGTGCCGACCCTCACCGAACCCTTCCAGCGCGGAACGGAACGGGTACGCACCGACGAGCACGCCGGCGTCGGCCTGGGGCTCGCCCTCGTGCACAGCATCGTGCGCGCCCACGACGGGACCCTCGACCTCGTTCCCCGACCCGTCGGCGGTCTCGTCGTCACGGTGCGGCTTCCGGGCCCGCCGTAG
- a CDS encoding AraC family transcriptional regulator, which produces MRPAEWARDAAARWDIATPTRPGRLPGVAMAGFRDRTTDVVDLQVVPYPAVTVVLDLGEGLLVDDVGGRQQRGSAVLGLTPGSVRVRGRDIECLQVRLSPVVAHTLLGGSLESGGVVSLHDLWGRDAPRTVERLHAAESWDDRFAIAEAALARGQEAGRAVHPEVAHVWRRMVGSRGQIRVEQLAAEVGWSRKRLWARFRSQIGLTPKRAAQLVRFDHVAHRLSAGHSPALVAAESGFVDQSHLHRDVMAFAGVTPTAVARAPWLAVDDVAWADPPSGTTPTAGPEAAP; this is translated from the coding sequence ATGCGCCCTGCCGAGTGGGCCCGTGACGCCGCGGCCAGGTGGGACATCGCCACCCCGACGCGGCCCGGCCGGCTGCCGGGCGTCGCCATGGCCGGATTCCGCGACCGCACCACGGACGTCGTCGATCTTCAGGTGGTCCCGTACCCCGCTGTCACGGTGGTCCTCGACCTCGGAGAGGGGCTGCTCGTCGACGACGTCGGTGGTCGGCAGCAGCGAGGCAGCGCCGTCCTCGGCCTCACGCCCGGCAGCGTTCGGGTGCGCGGCCGGGACATCGAGTGCCTTCAGGTGCGGCTGTCACCGGTGGTCGCGCACACGCTGCTGGGCGGCTCGCTGGAGTCGGGGGGAGTGGTCTCCCTCCATGATCTCTGGGGCCGCGACGCCCCGCGCACGGTGGAGCGGCTGCACGCCGCCGAGTCGTGGGACGACCGGTTCGCGATCGCGGAGGCCGCGCTCGCCCGGGGACAGGAGGCGGGCCGGGCGGTCCATCCCGAAGTCGCCCACGTCTGGCGGCGGATGGTGGGCAGCCGGGGGCAGATCCGGGTCGAGCAGCTCGCGGCCGAGGTCGGATGGAGCCGTAAGCGGCTGTGGGCCCGGTTCCGCTCCCAGATCGGCCTCACCCCCAAGCGCGCCGCGCAGTTGGTCCGTTTCGACCATGTGGCCCACCGCCTCTCCGCGGGTCACAGCCCCGCCCTGGTGGCGGCCGAGAGCGGCTTCGTCGACCAGTCGCATCTGCATCGGGACGTCATGGCCTTCGCCGGGGTGACGCCCACGGCCGTTGCGCGCGCGCCGTGGCTCGCGGTCGACGACGTGGCCTGGGCCGATCCGCCCTCGGGCACCACACCTACGGCGGGCCCGGAAGCCGCACCGTGA
- a CDS encoding amidase translates to MTHDPIDPFTPAVELAAAVRRKEVSPVEVAECYLARMDELDPRLNAFCHRADHDVRKAASAAADAVVRAASAEDLPPFHGVPLPIKDLVDVAGWPTTHGSAGADRAPAAASDPIVRRFVDAGFVLLGKTTTSEFGTVSFTESEALGISRNPWDPDRTPGGSSSGAGVAVASGMAPLAHAADGGGSIRVPASCTGLVGLKPTRGRVTNATVDSEGLATHGVLTRSVADSAAALDVLARHDPAAWWSPPTPSRSFTDALTTAPPRGLRIGVLVDPPLDGLNVDPACAAAVDTTLRTLESVGHHLVDVPLPLPGTDELVTAFTTIWNVGGAGVALADPDRVEPHNRALREAARALDSWAYAEGVQRTQRLSRRIVEAFVSGYDLLVTPTMSCLPPPVGFWRTGAADDPMTPLLKSYPLAVFTSLFNVTGQPAISVPVHHDAATGLPVGVQLVAAPWREDLLLQVSRTLELAHPWIDRRPTVG, encoded by the coding sequence GTGACGCACGATCCGATCGACCCCTTCACACCGGCCGTCGAGCTCGCCGCGGCCGTACGCCGCAAGGAGGTGAGCCCGGTCGAGGTGGCCGAGTGCTACCTGGCACGGATGGACGAGCTCGATCCCCGGCTCAACGCGTTCTGCCACCGGGCCGACCACGACGTCCGCAAGGCCGCGTCCGCGGCGGCCGACGCGGTGGTACGGGCGGCGTCGGCCGAGGACCTCCCGCCGTTCCACGGCGTCCCGCTCCCGATCAAGGACCTCGTCGACGTGGCCGGCTGGCCCACGACCCACGGGAGCGCCGGCGCCGACCGGGCACCGGCCGCGGCGTCGGACCCGATCGTGCGACGGTTCGTGGACGCGGGGTTCGTCCTGCTCGGGAAGACCACGACCTCCGAGTTCGGCACCGTGTCGTTCACCGAAAGTGAGGCCCTGGGCATCTCCCGCAACCCGTGGGACCCGGACCGTACGCCGGGCGGGTCGTCGAGCGGGGCGGGCGTCGCCGTCGCCTCCGGGATGGCGCCCCTCGCCCACGCAGCGGACGGCGGCGGGTCGATCCGCGTCCCGGCCTCCTGCACCGGCCTCGTCGGACTCAAGCCAACCCGTGGGCGGGTCACGAACGCGACCGTGGACAGCGAGGGGCTGGCCACCCATGGCGTGCTCACCCGCTCGGTGGCCGACAGCGCGGCCGCTCTGGACGTACTCGCCCGCCACGATCCGGCCGCGTGGTGGTCACCCCCGACGCCCTCGCGATCCTTCACCGACGCGTTGACGACGGCCCCGCCGCGAGGACTGCGGATCGGTGTCCTCGTCGATCCTCCCCTCGACGGGCTGAACGTCGACCCGGCCTGCGCGGCGGCGGTCGACACGACCCTGCGGACCCTCGAATCGGTCGGCCACCACCTCGTCGACGTACCCCTTCCGCTGCCCGGGACCGACGAGCTGGTCACCGCGTTCACGACCATCTGGAACGTCGGAGGCGCCGGGGTGGCACTCGCGGATCCGGACCGCGTAGAGCCCCACAACCGGGCTCTGCGCGAGGCGGCGCGCGCCCTCGACTCCTGGGCCTACGCGGAGGGCGTGCAGAGGACGCAACGCCTGTCGCGGCGCATCGTCGAGGCCTTCGTCAGCGGCTACGACCTTCTCGTCACGCCCACGATGTCGTGCCTGCCGCCACCGGTCGGCTTCTGGCGAACCGGCGCCGCGGACGACCCCATGACGCCGCTGTTGAAGAGTTACCCGCTGGCCGTTTTCACCTCCCTGTTCAACGTGACCGGCCAACCGGCGATCTCCGTTCCCGTCCACCACGACGCCGCCACCGGCCTGCCCGTCGGCGTCCAGCTCGTCGCCGCACCATGGCGGGAGGATCTCCTGCTCCAGGTGTCCCGCACCCTGGAACTGGCCCACCCCTGGATCGACCGCCGCCCGACTGTGGGCTGA
- a CDS encoding cytidine deaminase — protein MTSQPHPVDHELIQAAAHVARTRCRGDNHTMAAAARARDGRIVTAVNAYHFTGGPCAELVLIGAAAAQGVYELDTIVAVGDRDRGVVPPCGRCRQVLLDYFPALRVIVGAGDRLRAVSVSDLLPETYVWADHQLDAEPTTPVSTN, from the coding sequence ATGACCTCGCAGCCCCACCCCGTCGACCACGAACTCATCCAGGCCGCGGCCCATGTCGCGCGCACTCGATGCCGCGGCGACAACCACACCATGGCGGCTGCGGCCCGCGCCCGGGACGGACGGATCGTCACCGCCGTCAACGCGTACCACTTCACGGGAGGCCCCTGCGCCGAGTTGGTCCTCATCGGCGCGGCGGCCGCCCAGGGCGTGTACGAGCTGGACACGATCGTCGCCGTCGGCGACCGCGATCGCGGGGTCGTGCCGCCGTGCGGTCGGTGCCGCCAAGTACTTCTCGACTACTTCCCGGCCCTGAGGGTGATCGTCGGCGCGGGCGACCGTCTCCGCGCCGTCTCCGTCAGCGACCTGCTCCCGGAAACCTACGTCTGGGCCGACCACCAACTCGACGCCGAACCGACCACGCCGGTCAGCACGAACTGA
- a CDS encoding antibiotic biosynthesis monooxygenase family protein, translating into MYARRRSDHSHVPVTPVEAHEPPYYAAVFTAVRTENQSGYGETDARMEDLVKDVPGFLGMDHAQTPGGLGITVGYFRDADALTQWRRNAEHRAAQRRGRDEWYQSYTLHVAKVERSHGFVRAQGPQRPTAG; encoded by the coding sequence GTGTACGCACGACGGCGAAGCGATCACTCCCACGTGCCCGTGACGCCCGTCGAGGCCCATGAACCCCCTTACTACGCCGCCGTCTTCACCGCGGTGCGCACCGAGAACCAGAGCGGCTACGGCGAGACCGACGCACGCATGGAAGACCTGGTGAAGGACGTCCCCGGCTTCCTGGGGATGGACCACGCGCAGACCCCGGGCGGCCTGGGCATCACCGTCGGCTACTTCCGCGACGCCGACGCCCTCACACAGTGGCGCCGCAACGCCGAGCACCGCGCGGCGCAACGGCGCGGACGGGACGAGTGGTACCAGAGCTACACCCTGCACGTGGCGAAAGTGGAGCGGAGCCACGGGTTCGTGCGGGCGCAGGGCCCACAGCGCCCGACAGCGGGCTGA
- a CDS encoding LysR family transcriptional regulator, translating to MERPELPLQQLHAFVVLAEELHFGHAAARLGIAQPPLSQQIRRLEDKVGHALFSREPGRVALTPAGRELLPAARRALTGLADGLTAARAVGSGRAGRLRIGFAASLALTVLPGLLRGFRHRFPDVDLDIQEMTSAPQIAALHDRTIDIGLLREPPTDETELGFRTVLSEPFVAVLPSTHPLAAQRAVRIGQLADSPFVLLPRAVGPQLYDQITGLCTAAGFTPRIAQHAVEWQTVCALVETGLGVSLAPASIRRIRLKGVAFRGVKPDTARTRVAVAWRKYDRNPLVGHLLATVSQDPPGLSRPAP from the coding sequence ATGGAGCGTCCCGAACTACCGCTGCAACAGCTGCACGCCTTCGTCGTGCTCGCCGAGGAACTCCATTTCGGTCACGCGGCCGCCCGCCTGGGCATCGCCCAGCCCCCGCTGAGTCAGCAGATCCGCCGGCTGGAGGACAAGGTCGGCCACGCCTTGTTCAGCCGTGAACCAGGACGCGTCGCCCTCACCCCGGCGGGCCGGGAACTGCTGCCCGCCGCCCGGCGGGCCCTCACCGGTCTCGCGGACGGCCTGACCGCGGCGCGAGCCGTCGGCAGCGGCCGGGCCGGGCGGCTGCGGATCGGCTTCGCCGCCTCCCTCGCGCTGACCGTTCTGCCCGGTCTGCTGCGCGGCTTCCGGCATCGGTTTCCCGACGTTGACCTGGACATCCAGGAGATGACCAGCGCGCCGCAGATCGCCGCCCTGCACGACAGGACCATCGACATCGGTCTGCTGCGCGAACCCCCCACCGACGAAACGGAACTCGGCTTCCGGACGGTGCTCAGCGAGCCGTTCGTGGCGGTCCTGCCGTCCACCCATCCGCTGGCCGCCCAACGGGCCGTGCGGATCGGGCAGTTGGCCGACTCGCCCTTTGTGCTGCTTCCCCGAGCGGTCGGCCCGCAGTTGTACGACCAGATCACCGGCCTGTGCACCGCGGCGGGGTTCACCCCGCGGATCGCCCAACATGCCGTGGAGTGGCAGACCGTGTGCGCCCTGGTGGAAACCGGCCTGGGTGTCTCCCTGGCCCCGGCGAGCATCCGGCGCATCCGCCTCAAAGGGGTCGCCTTCCGCGGGGTCAAGCCCGACACCGCCCGCACGCGAGTCGCCGTCGCCTGGCGCAAGTACGACCGGAACCCCCTGGTCGGACATCTCCTGGCGACCGTCAGCCAGGATCCGCCCGGGCTCAGCCGCCCGGCACCGTGA
- a CDS encoding DJ-1/PfpI family protein produces the protein MHIAILTFDGYNELDSLIALGVLNRVRTDDWRVTVATPSPRVTSMNGVTIEQMSTLEEACAADAVIVGSGIATREVVEDPAIMNILRGLDPTRQLIAAQCSGALVLAKLGLLNDIPACTDLTTRPWVVAAGVEVLNQPFYAKDNIATAGGCLASHYLAAWIIARLEGADAAESALHYVAPVGEKEEYVERAWRNITPCLPAPAPAFV, from the coding sequence GTGCACATCGCCATCCTCACCTTCGACGGCTACAACGAACTCGACTCCCTGATCGCGCTCGGTGTGCTCAACCGTGTCAGGACCGACGACTGGCGCGTCACCGTCGCCACGCCCAGCCCCCGGGTGACGTCGATGAACGGAGTGACCATCGAGCAGATGTCCACTCTCGAAGAGGCCTGCGCCGCCGACGCCGTCATCGTCGGCAGTGGCATCGCCACGCGCGAGGTCGTCGAAGACCCGGCGATCATGAACATCCTGCGCGGCCTCGACCCCACGCGCCAGCTCATCGCCGCCCAGTGCTCCGGCGCGCTCGTGCTGGCCAAGCTCGGCCTGCTCAACGACATCCCGGCATGCACCGACCTGACCACCAGGCCCTGGGTCGTCGCCGCCGGCGTCGAGGTGCTCAACCAGCCCTTCTACGCCAAGGACAACATCGCCACCGCGGGCGGCTGCCTCGCCTCGCACTACCTCGCGGCCTGGATCATCGCCCGCCTCGAGGGCGCCGACGCCGCCGAAAGCGCACTGCACTATGTCGCCCCGGTCGGTGAGAAGGAGGAATACGTCGAGCGGGCGTGGCGCAACATCACTCCCTGTCTGCCCGCTCCCGCACCGGCGTTCGTCTGA